The proteins below come from a single Vidua chalybeata isolate OUT-0048 chromosome 1, bVidCha1 merged haplotype, whole genome shotgun sequence genomic window:
- the CLPTM1L gene encoding lipid scramblase CLPTM1L, with protein MLSRSSFTSLVVGVFAVYVAHTCWVMYGIVYTRPCPAAADGAAGGCVWPYLARRPKLQLSVYTTTRSSIGAESNIDLVLNVEDFDIESKFERTVNVSVPKKTRNNGTLYAFVFLHHAGILPWHDGKQVHIVSPLTTYMVPKPEEINLLTGESATQQIEAEKQTNALDEPISHWRSRLTLNVMVEDFVFDGSSLPADVHRYMKMVQLGKTVHYLPILFIDQLSNRVKDLMVINRSTTELPLTVSYDKISLGKLRFWIHMQDAVYSLQQFGFSEKDADEVKGIFVDTNLYFLALTFFVAAFHLLFDFLAFKNDISFWKKKRSMIGMSTKAVLWRCFSTVVIFLFLLDEQTSLLVLIPAGIGAVIELWKVKKALKMTIRWQGLKPKFQFGAYNDSEKKTEEYDAQAMKYLSYLLYPLCIGGAGYSLLNVKYKSWYSWLINSFVNGVYAFGFLFMLPQLFVNYKMKSVAHLPWKAFTYKAFNTFIDDIFAFIITMPTSHRLACFRDDVVFLVYLYQRWLYPVDKSRVNEYGESYDEKLKKKSS; from the exons ATGCTGAGCCGCAGCTCCTTCACCAGCCTGGTGGTGGGCGTGTTCGCCGTGTACGTGGCGCACACCTGCTGGGTCATGTACGGCATCGTCTACACGCGGCCCTGCCCGGCGGCGGCGGACGGCGCGGCCGGGGGATGCGTCTGGCCCTACTTGGCTCGGAGGCCCAAGCTTCAG TTAAGCGTGTACACTACCACACGGTCAAGCATTGGTGCTGAGAGTAATATAGATCTCGTTTTGAATGTGGAGGATTTTGATATTGAGTCCAAATTTGAAAG gaCGGTGAATGTCTCTGTACCAAAGAAAACCCGAAATAATGGCACATTATAtgcatttgtatttcttcaCCATGCTGGCATTTTGCCTTGGCATGATGGTAAGCAGGTGCATATAGTAAGCCCTCTGACCACGTACATGGTCCCCAAACCAGAAGAGATTAATTTGCTCACTGGTGAATCAGCCACACAG caaattgaagcagaaaagcagacCAATGCCCTGGATGAGCCCATCTCTCACTGGAGGTCAAGACTAACCTTAAATGTCATGGTGGAAGATTTTGTGTTTGATGGGTCATCTCTCCCTGCTGATGTTCACCGTTACATGAAAAT GGTTCAGTTGGGGAAGACAGTGCATTACCTTCCAATATTATTTATTGATCAGCTAAGCAACAGAGTGAAAGATTTGATG GTTATAAATCGTTCAACAACAGAGCTACCTCTTACAGTGTCGTATGACAAAATATCTCTTGGAAAACTCCGATTTTGGATTCACATGCAAGATGCTGTGTACTCCCTCCAGCAATTTG GGTTTTCAGAAAAGGACGCAGATGAAgtaaaaggaatttttgttgATACAAACTTGTACTTTCTGGCTTTGACATTCTTTGTAGCAGCATTCCAT CTTCTCTTTGATTtccttgcatttaaaaatgacatcagtttttggaagaaaaagaggagcaTGATTGGGATGTCTACAAAAGCAG TGCTTTGGCGGTGCTTTAGTACTGTggtaatatttcttttccttttggatgaacaaacaagtttaTTGGTACTGATCCCAGCAGGCATTGGTGCAGTGATTGAG CTCTGGAAAGTGAAGAAGGCCTTGAAAATGACAATCAGGTGGCAAGGTTTGAAACCCAAATTTCAG TTTGGTGCATACAATGactctgaaaagaaaactgaggaaTATGATGCCCAG GCTATGAAATACTTGTCATATTTGCTCTATCCACTGTGTATTGGAGGTGCAGGTTACTCCTTGCTGAATGTCAAATACAAAAG CTGGTACTCCTGGTTGATTAACAGTTTTGTCAATG GAGTGTATGCTTTTGGATTCCTGTTTATGCTGCCCCAACTATTTGTAAACTACAAG atGAAATCTGTTGCACACTTACCATGGAAGGCTTTCACATACAAA gCATTCAACACCTTTATTGATGATATATTTGCTTTTATCATCACTATGCCAACATCTCATAGGCTGGCATGCTTTAGAGATGATGTTGTGTTCTTGGTCTATCTCTACCAAAGATG gCTTTATCCTGTGGATAAGAGCAGAGTAAATGAGTACGGAGAATCTTATgatgaaaagttaaaaaaaaaaagttcatag